Proteins co-encoded in one Actinopolymorpha sp. NPDC004070 genomic window:
- a CDS encoding aminoglycoside phosphotransferase family protein, translated as MESITKNRQSPQTLKAMVARAYGPDQVPADGADWVSELGHGWFNVAYRIRLRDDTNVVLKIAPPAWTEVMTYERGAMAIELAALRMIRERTTVPVPQVDFADSSHELCDADYFFMPYVDADNLGIVKDTLTATSLEAYQEAVGAANRELNSIRGPGFGPLAGPHDQSWRTVFAGIFEDVLRDGEHRQVDVGWDYDVVREVFTANAATLDGVVEPKYVEWDLWDSNVLVRDGKIASIIDHERAFYGDPLIEAGFVPIELPAFGDPTAFMRGYGRDELTETERVRRRLYCLHLALVMVIETVYRGHTDSKQYDWARGQVSELMTRFGCRPR; from the coding sequence ATGGAGAGCATCACCAAGAACCGCCAGTCGCCCCAGACGCTGAAGGCGATGGTCGCACGGGCCTACGGGCCGGACCAGGTGCCGGCGGACGGCGCCGACTGGGTGAGCGAGCTGGGGCACGGGTGGTTCAACGTCGCCTACCGGATCCGCCTGCGCGACGACACGAACGTCGTCCTCAAGATCGCCCCTCCGGCCTGGACCGAGGTGATGACGTACGAACGTGGTGCGATGGCCATCGAGTTGGCGGCACTGCGCATGATCCGGGAGCGCACCACCGTGCCGGTGCCGCAGGTCGACTTCGCCGACAGCAGTCACGAGCTCTGTGACGCCGACTACTTCTTCATGCCGTACGTCGACGCGGACAACCTCGGCATTGTCAAGGACACATTGACAGCGACTTCACTGGAGGCGTACCAGGAGGCGGTCGGTGCCGCCAACCGCGAGCTGAACTCGATCCGGGGCCCGGGCTTCGGCCCGCTCGCCGGACCTCACGACCAGAGCTGGCGAACGGTGTTCGCCGGCATCTTCGAGGACGTGCTGCGAGACGGCGAACACCGCCAGGTCGACGTCGGCTGGGACTACGACGTCGTACGCGAGGTCTTCACCGCCAATGCCGCGACCCTGGACGGGGTGGTGGAACCAAAGTACGTCGAGTGGGACCTGTGGGACAGCAACGTCCTGGTCCGCGACGGGAAGATCGCAAGCATCATCGACCACGAGCGCGCGTTCTACGGCGATCCGCTGATCGAGGCGGGCTTCGTGCCCATCGAGCTTCCGGCGTTCGGTGACCCCACGGCGTTCATGCGCGGGTACGGGCGAGACGAGCTCACCGAGACCGAGCGGGTGCGGCGGCGCCTGTACTGCCTGCACCTGGCACTGGTCATGGTGATCGAGACCGTCTACCGCGGGCACACCGACAGCAAGCAGTACGACTGGGCACGTGGGCAGGTGAGCGAACTCATGACGCGGTTCGGTTGCCGTCCCCGATGA
- a CDS encoding pentapeptide repeat-containing protein: protein MPPPNRSGRPTRRLPARPRLPKTLTRALLPEHDLADEGHLRRLSYTDLDLAERDVTSCDVEECVFESVELRGGMLAKSSFADCRFDRCDLANLATTNSSLIRCELRGLRTTGLRWTDGTIRDVVFDQCRLDLSAFRFSTLTAVRFAGCRLTQADFTNADLRNARFDDCDLSGAQFAQADLTGARLRNCVLAGVRGVENLRGAVIDPDDLVALSYALAGALGIVIGTGDDDADPDDD from the coding sequence ATGCCGCCACCCAATCGTTCCGGTCGTCCCACCCGCCGCCTTCCCGCCAGGCCGAGATTGCCGAAGACCCTGACCCGGGCGCTGCTTCCGGAACACGACCTGGCCGACGAGGGGCACCTGCGCCGGCTCTCCTACACCGACCTCGACCTCGCCGAGCGCGACGTCACCTCCTGCGACGTGGAGGAGTGCGTCTTCGAAAGCGTCGAACTCCGCGGTGGGATGTTGGCGAAGTCGAGCTTCGCCGACTGCCGCTTCGACCGCTGCGACCTCGCCAACCTCGCGACGACGAACTCCTCGCTGATCCGCTGCGAACTGCGTGGCCTGCGGACCACCGGCCTGCGCTGGACCGACGGGACCATCCGCGACGTCGTCTTCGACCAGTGCCGGCTGGACCTGTCGGCGTTCCGGTTCAGCACGCTGACCGCGGTGCGTTTCGCCGGCTGCCGGCTCACCCAGGCCGACTTCACCAACGCCGACCTGCGCAACGCGCGCTTCGACGACTGCGACCTGTCCGGTGCGCAGTTCGCCCAGGCCGACCTGACCGGCGCCCGGCTGCGCAACTGCGTCCTCGCCGGCGTACGCGGCGTGGAGAACCTGCGCGGAGCCGTGATCGATCCCGACGACCTGGTGGCGTTGAGCTACGCCCTCGCCGGAGCGCTCGGAATCGTCATCGGGACCGGCGACGACGATGCCGATCCCGACGACGACTGA
- a CDS encoding alpha/beta hydrolase-fold protein produces the protein MTPESTPDTPRAVDGQRSPSAVRTAEYPWIHADGRVTFAVSAPSARTVELKPPGQESGLAAGQVLPMIRGEDGTWTVTTPPVVPGFYYYWVVIDGVPTNDPNTETFFGCGAATSGLEVPDPGTDFHDLLDVPHGEVRTRWFHAATTGTWRRCLVYTPPGYDDDPGRRYPVLYLQHGAGEDERGWTTQGRANFILDNLIDRGEAEPMIVVMNNGYALEPGEVPATPPYTPEQNARLLDSFRDLLVRDVVPMVDAAYRTVPDRRSRALAGLSMGGRQALSVGLTNPDTFASVVAFSAAVFDPLDPETAFGGALADAEAFNARTRLLWLSAGTGEQRFDEALTSMESVLSKQGIRHQTYRSQGTAHEWQTWRRSLYNVAPLLFRD, from the coding sequence ATGACCCCCGAGTCCACGCCTGACACGCCGAGAGCCGTCGACGGGCAGCGGTCCCCGTCGGCGGTCCGCACCGCCGAGTATCCCTGGATCCATGCCGACGGCCGGGTGACGTTCGCGGTGTCGGCGCCGTCCGCGCGCACCGTCGAACTCAAGCCGCCCGGCCAGGAGAGCGGCTTGGCCGCCGGGCAGGTGCTGCCGATGATCCGGGGCGAGGACGGGACCTGGACGGTGACCACTCCGCCGGTCGTTCCGGGCTTCTACTACTACTGGGTGGTCATCGACGGCGTACCCACCAACGACCCGAACACCGAGACGTTCTTCGGGTGCGGCGCGGCCACCAGCGGCCTGGAGGTGCCCGACCCCGGCACCGACTTCCACGACCTGCTGGACGTGCCGCACGGAGAGGTGCGGACGCGGTGGTTCCACGCGGCGACCACCGGCACCTGGCGACGCTGCCTGGTCTACACGCCTCCGGGGTACGACGACGACCCGGGCAGGCGCTACCCCGTCCTCTACCTCCAGCACGGCGCCGGTGAGGACGAGCGCGGCTGGACGACCCAGGGCCGGGCCAACTTCATCCTGGACAACCTCATCGACCGCGGTGAGGCCGAACCGATGATCGTGGTGATGAACAACGGGTACGCGCTGGAGCCGGGCGAGGTGCCGGCCACTCCGCCGTACACCCCGGAACAGAACGCACGCCTGCTCGACTCGTTCCGCGACCTGCTCGTACGCGACGTCGTGCCCATGGTCGACGCCGCCTACCGCACCGTCCCCGACCGGCGTTCGCGTGCCCTGGCCGGGCTGTCCATGGGCGGCCGGCAGGCGCTGTCGGTCGGGCTGACCAACCCGGACACCTTCGCGAGCGTGGTGGCGTTCAGCGCGGCGGTGTTCGACCCGCTCGACCCGGAGACGGCGTTCGGTGGTGCGCTGGCGGACGCGGAGGCGTTCAACGCGCGGACCCGGCTGCTGTGGCTGTCGGCCGGTACCGGCGAGCAGAGGTTCGACGAGGCGCTCACCTCGATGGAGTCGGTGCTCTCCAAGCAGGGCATCCGCCACCAGACCTACCGCTCGCAGGGTACTGCGCACGAGTGGCAGACCTGGCGGCGAAGCCTGTACAACGTCGCCCCGCTGCTGTTCCGCGACTGA
- a CDS encoding GuaB1 family IMP dehydrogenase-related protein, whose amino-acid sequence MRFLHDRVPEQDLTYSDVFLVPNRSIVSSRLDVDLATSDGSGTTIPIVAANMTAVSGRRMAETIARCGGLAVIPQDIPVEVVTEVIGWVKDRHTVYDTPITMAPSGTVGEALNLLPKRGHGAVVVVEDGRAVGVVTEADFERVDRFAQLASVMSRDLLSLPDGIHAEDAFNQLHDGRHRLAPVVGDDGRIVGLLTRERALRAALYTPAVDAAGRLRIAAAIGINGDVETKAKALLTAGVDVLVIDTAHGHQERTLEVLRIVRRLDPQVPVVAGNVATAEGVTDLVEAGADIVKVGVGPGAMCTTRMMTAVGRPQFSAVLECAARARELGKHVWADGGVRHPRDVALALAAGASNVMVGSWFAGTYESPGDAHRDNDGRLYKENFGMASARAVALRTAEDTPFQQARKGLFGEGISTSRMYLDPERPSVEDVLDGIVAGVRSSCTYVGAADIEEFHARAVVGVQTAAGFAEGMPLSTSW is encoded by the coding sequence GTGCGCTTCCTCCACGATCGGGTCCCCGAGCAGGACCTCACCTACAGCGACGTCTTTCTCGTCCCGAACCGCTCGATCGTCTCCTCCCGACTGGACGTCGACCTCGCCACGTCCGACGGCAGCGGGACGACCATCCCGATCGTCGCGGCCAACATGACCGCGGTGTCCGGGCGCCGGATGGCGGAGACGATCGCCCGGTGCGGCGGCCTGGCGGTGATCCCTCAGGACATCCCCGTCGAGGTGGTCACCGAGGTGATCGGCTGGGTCAAGGACCGGCACACCGTGTACGACACCCCGATCACGATGGCGCCGTCCGGTACCGTCGGCGAGGCGCTCAACCTGCTGCCCAAGCGCGGTCACGGCGCGGTCGTCGTGGTCGAGGACGGCCGGGCCGTCGGGGTGGTGACCGAGGCCGACTTCGAACGCGTCGACCGGTTCGCCCAGCTGGCCTCGGTGATGTCGCGCGACCTGCTCTCCCTGCCCGACGGCATCCACGCCGAGGACGCGTTCAACCAGCTCCACGACGGCAGGCACCGGCTGGCACCGGTGGTCGGCGACGACGGCCGGATCGTGGGACTCCTCACCCGCGAACGCGCCCTGCGGGCCGCGCTCTACACCCCGGCGGTCGACGCCGCCGGCCGGCTGCGGATCGCCGCGGCGATCGGCATCAACGGCGACGTCGAGACCAAGGCGAAGGCGCTCCTCACCGCTGGGGTGGACGTCCTCGTGATCGACACCGCGCACGGCCACCAGGAACGCACCCTCGAGGTGCTCCGCATCGTCCGCCGGCTCGACCCGCAGGTCCCGGTGGTGGCGGGCAACGTCGCCACCGCCGAAGGGGTGACCGACCTGGTGGAGGCCGGCGCCGACATCGTGAAGGTCGGCGTCGGCCCCGGGGCGATGTGCACCACCCGGATGATGACCGCCGTGGGCCGGCCGCAGTTCTCCGCGGTGCTGGAGTGCGCCGCCCGGGCGCGCGAGCTGGGCAAGCACGTCTGGGCCGACGGTGGCGTCCGGCACCCCCGCGACGTGGCCCTCGCCCTGGCGGCCGGAGCGTCCAACGTCATGGTGGGTTCGTGGTTCGCCGGAACGTACGAATCGCCTGGTGACGCCCATCGCGACAACGACGGCCGGCTCTACAAGGAGAACTTCGGCATGGCCTCCGCCCGAGCGGTCGCGTTGCGCACCGCCGAGGACACACCGTTCCAGCAGGCCCGCAAGGGGCTGTTCGGCGAGGGCATCTCGACGTCCAGGATGTACCTCGACCCGGAGCGGCCGAGCGTGGAGGACGTCCTCGACGGGATCGTCGCGGGCGTACGCAGCTCGTGCACCTACGTCGGGGCGGCCGACATCGAGGAGTTCCACGCTCGCGCGGTGGTCGGTGTGCAGACCGCGGCCGGCTTCGCCGAGGGAATGCCGCTCTCGACCAGCTGGTGA
- a CDS encoding CBS domain-containing protein, with amino-acid sequence MTVHVGDRIVLAHEPDRAHRRHGTVREVLGTPESPEFRVAWDDGHESFICPGPEAVVLPAEAAETARVPRARGEMGEDVERVGRHDPVERIMRSPVRTVDAASTLRTAAELLAEADVGALVVSRNGVPVGILSERDIVRVIAGGGDPDEVWSADVIAVDADDTVWASPSDPILQVAGLMRRHYIRHVPLRTGARPAIVGIVSARDVLAVLYDSR; translated from the coding sequence ATGACCGTCCATGTCGGCGACCGCATCGTCCTGGCCCACGAGCCCGACCGCGCGCACCGCCGGCACGGGACGGTACGCGAGGTGCTGGGCACACCCGAGTCACCGGAGTTCCGCGTGGCCTGGGACGACGGGCACGAGTCGTTCATCTGTCCCGGTCCGGAGGCCGTCGTCCTGCCGGCCGAGGCCGCCGAAACAGCGCGTGTTCCCCGGGCCAGAGGCGAGATGGGCGAGGACGTCGAACGGGTGGGCCGGCACGACCCGGTGGAGCGGATCATGCGTTCTCCCGTACGCACCGTCGACGCCGCGAGCACCCTGCGGACGGCCGCCGAACTCCTCGCCGAGGCCGACGTCGGCGCACTCGTCGTGAGCCGGAACGGCGTACCGGTGGGCATCCTGTCCGAACGCGACATCGTCCGTGTCATCGCCGGTGGCGGCGACCCGGACGAGGTGTGGTCCGCGGACGTGATCGCCGTGGACGCCGACGACACGGTGTGGGCAAGCCCGAGCGACCCGATTCTGCAGGTCGCCGGGCTGATGCGCCGGCACTACATACGCCACGTTCCGCTGCGGACGGGGGCGCGGCCGGCGATCGTCGGCATCGTGTCGGCGCGCGACGTGCTCGCCGTGCTCTACGACAGCCGCTGA
- a CDS encoding DinB family protein produces the protein MADISNTHGKPRIALLHWQLDVAWSLLEVHLSDLDDSAYLWEPAPGAWTVRPRPDGRWVADRPMTDLSVHPEPARTIGWLTWRLGSWWAETSERCFGTEAAAVPGDHRPWGDWPGDGEATLDWLRSVRATWCRGLSSLDDTDLDSTARAEWLQRGTRPFGYVAAWVNTELTRYAAEIGLLTSLHQAATDPWHRPRNGRRPGPGWHRYTA, from the coding sequence GTGGCAGACATTTCGAACACCCATGGCAAACCGCGGATCGCGCTGCTGCACTGGCAGCTCGACGTCGCGTGGTCCCTGCTGGAGGTCCACCTGAGCGACCTCGACGATTCGGCCTACCTGTGGGAGCCGGCCCCCGGGGCGTGGACCGTGCGACCGCGACCGGACGGACGGTGGGTCGCCGACCGCCCGATGACCGACCTGTCCGTCCATCCCGAGCCGGCCCGCACGATCGGCTGGCTGACGTGGCGGCTGGGTTCGTGGTGGGCCGAGACGTCGGAGAGGTGCTTCGGCACGGAGGCAGCAGCCGTGCCCGGCGACCACCGGCCCTGGGGCGACTGGCCCGGAGACGGCGAGGCCACGCTGGACTGGCTGCGCTCGGTGCGGGCCACCTGGTGCCGGGGCCTGAGCAGTCTCGACGACACCGACCTGGACTCCACCGCGCGGGCGGAGTGGCTACAGCGGGGCACCCGACCGTTCGGCTACGTCGCCGCATGGGTCAACACCGAGCTCACCCGCTACGCCGCCGAGATCGGCCTGCTGACGAGCCTGCACCAGGCGGCCACCGATCCGTGGCACCGGCCGCGGAACGGTCGCCGGCCCGGGCCGGGGTGGCACCGGTACACCGCCTGA
- a CDS encoding phospholipid carrier-dependent glycosyltransferase translates to MTTTTSERAGGGSPGRVGDAAAVMGRDPDGRPIPPLRRRLCPPLPDDGWRGWIGPLLITVFAAALRLWHLGRPAKFVFDETYYPKDAFSLLHFGVEHQFADKANERILAGDLDVFGDPAFVVHPPAGKWLMAVGEWMFGMTPFGWRFCVAVAGALSILVMARMVRRLTRSTLLGCLAAFLFAVDGLHLVESRIALLDLPAMFWLLLAVAALLIDRDWVRTRLADAAEPLGRVTPGTWGPPLLWRPWRLVAGLCFGLAAATKWNAALALAAFGLLTWAWDVGARRAVGAAFAHWAGVARLALDAAVAFVTIVGTAVVVYVASWAGWFASPNGWDRTWAASNPASGLARLVPDAVRSLWHYHAEIMYFHTHLTEKHQYASSPLGWLVIARPVSFDWVDNLGPRQGCPTDRCVQEILGIGTPVLWWLAVIALAGCLAWWILGRDWRFGIPVVGVAATWLPWFQYANRPIFYFYAIIILPWMIIGLTLVLGKALGPRDASPRRRMWGAAVLGGVTLLVVLNFAYVYPILTDQVIPYESWLRRMWFRSWV, encoded by the coding sequence CGGCTGTGCCCGCCCCTGCCCGACGACGGGTGGCGGGGCTGGATCGGGCCGCTGCTGATCACGGTGTTCGCCGCGGCTCTGCGGTTGTGGCACCTCGGCCGGCCGGCGAAGTTCGTCTTCGACGAGACCTACTACCCCAAGGACGCGTTCAGCCTCCTGCACTTCGGGGTCGAACACCAGTTCGCGGACAAGGCCAACGAGCGCATCCTGGCCGGCGACCTCGACGTGTTCGGCGACCCCGCGTTCGTCGTCCACCCGCCGGCGGGCAAGTGGCTGATGGCGGTCGGCGAGTGGATGTTCGGCATGACGCCGTTCGGCTGGCGCTTCTGCGTCGCCGTGGCCGGCGCGCTGTCGATCCTGGTGATGGCGCGGATGGTCCGGCGGCTCACCCGGTCCACGCTGCTCGGCTGCCTCGCGGCGTTCCTGTTCGCCGTCGACGGGCTGCACCTGGTGGAGAGCCGGATCGCGCTGCTCGACCTGCCGGCGATGTTCTGGCTGCTGCTCGCGGTGGCCGCGTTGCTGATCGACCGCGACTGGGTTCGGACCCGGCTCGCGGACGCCGCCGAACCGCTCGGCCGGGTCACGCCCGGCACCTGGGGCCCACCGCTGCTGTGGCGGCCGTGGCGCCTGGTGGCCGGGCTGTGCTTCGGGCTGGCCGCCGCAACCAAGTGGAACGCCGCCCTCGCGCTCGCGGCGTTCGGGCTGCTGACCTGGGCGTGGGACGTCGGTGCCCGGCGGGCGGTCGGCGCGGCGTTCGCGCACTGGGCCGGGGTGGCCCGGCTGGCGCTGGACGCGGCGGTCGCGTTCGTCACGATCGTTGGCACCGCGGTGGTCGTCTACGTCGCGTCCTGGGCCGGGTGGTTCGCCTCTCCGAACGGCTGGGACCGCACCTGGGCCGCGTCCAACCCGGCGAGCGGACTTGCCCGACTGGTCCCCGACGCGGTGCGCTCGCTGTGGCATTACCACGCCGAGATCATGTACTTCCACACCCACCTGACGGAGAAGCACCAGTACGCCTCCTCGCCGCTGGGGTGGCTGGTCATCGCCCGGCCGGTGTCGTTCGACTGGGTCGACAACCTGGGGCCCAGGCAGGGCTGCCCGACCGACCGGTGCGTCCAGGAGATCCTCGGCATCGGTACGCCGGTGCTGTGGTGGCTCGCGGTGATCGCCCTGGCCGGATGCCTGGCCTGGTGGATCCTCGGCCGGGACTGGCGCTTCGGCATCCCCGTGGTGGGCGTGGCGGCGACGTGGCTGCCGTGGTTTCAGTACGCCAACCGGCCGATCTTCTACTTCTACGCGATCATCATCCTGCCCTGGATGATCATCGGGCTCACCCTCGTACTCGGCAAGGCGCTGGGGCCGCGGGACGCCTCACCGCGGCGCCGGATGTGGGGCGCGGCGGTCCTGGGCGGGGTGACGCTGCTGGTGGTGCTGAACTTCGCGTACGTCTACCCGATCCTCACCGACCAGGTGATCCCGTACGAGTCCTGGCTGCGACGGATGTGGTTCCGCTCCTGGGTCTGA